One window of the Conexibacter sp. SYSU D00693 genome contains the following:
- a CDS encoding ExeM/NucH family extracellular endonuclease produces the protein MGLERTGGLLAAAAACLACAAPAAQAATPVFVSELHYDNAGTDAGEAIEVAAPAGTDLGGWSLVLYNGNGGAPYGTKALTGVVPDQGGGRGTLAFTYPTDGLQNGAPDGIALVQGSAVVQFLSYEGVMTAVGGPADGRQSTDIGVAETSSTPAGQSLQLTGTGTTAEELAWTGPAAASFGQPNAGVVTPPPGPSTTCGDAATTIAQVQGSGAQSTRVGERVAVEGVVVGDFQGADRLNGLFLQDPQGDGDPATSEGLYVFGNGASTPDVAAGDRVRVVGTVAEFKRSSDATGDTVTELTSPSGLSVCQTGAGLPAPVDVSLPADRSALERVEGMRVRFPQALALTEYFQLDDFGEAVLSQGGPLSSPTEVAEPGPAARAVAADNARRSVVLDDGSSQSDPRPVPYLGSPDDPIRRGDTTSGLTGVLTYDFARFRVQPTAPVAFQDAGERRAAPRPVGGDVKVGDANVLNYFTTLGRRGARTPEELVRQRQKAVKALNGLDADVLALQEVESNGGQALDDLVAALNADAGPGTWASVPVPASFSGTDEITVALIYKPGRVQRVGASVALADPVFNPGRQPIAQTFASGGERFTVVANHLKSKGCDGATGADTDQGDGQSCFNATRIRQAQRTQEWVRELQRSTDDEDVLLLGDFNAYGREDPLDVLRANGLEDQLERFLDEGDRWSYVFDGGQGALDHAFVTAAVRDQVTGAAVWHINAPESDALAYYGVPDHFRPDAHRASDHDPAVLGLRTTSQGFTCGGRRATIVGTDGPDRLVGTPDADVIVARGGDDEVTGDKGEDVICAGEGDDRVDAGPGADRVDEGPGQDEVRRGERPVTAERRPLVIGHRGASGYRPEHTLAAYRLAAEQGADVIEPDLVITKDGVLVARHENEIGGTTDVASHPEFASRRTTKTIDGTAITGWFTEDFTLRELKTLRAKERIPELRPQNTRYDGLFEVPTLQEVLDLRARLSRELGREVGVYPETKHPTYFRSIGKPLEHPLVRTLERNGLDREDAPVFVQSFETGNLRDLDRELEVPLVQLLSGPATTPVGDTRTYGELATPAGLRSIARYADGVGPSKDYVVPRNANGSSGTPTSFVRDAHAAGLLVHPYTFRRENTFLPLELRSSSDPAGIGDLEAEVRMVLDLGVDGVFSDDPDIAVAARAER, from the coding sequence ATGGGCCTCGAGCGCACGGGCGGCCTGCTGGCCGCCGCTGCCGCTTGCCTCGCCTGCGCCGCCCCCGCGGCGCAGGCGGCCACGCCGGTCTTCGTCAGCGAGCTGCACTACGACAACGCCGGGACCGACGCCGGCGAGGCGATCGAGGTCGCTGCGCCGGCGGGGACGGACCTCGGCGGCTGGTCCCTCGTCCTCTACAACGGCAACGGCGGGGCGCCCTACGGCACGAAGGCGCTGACCGGCGTCGTGCCCGACCAGGGGGGCGGGCGGGGGACGCTCGCGTTCACCTACCCCACCGACGGCCTCCAGAACGGCGCGCCCGACGGCATCGCGCTCGTGCAGGGCTCGGCCGTCGTGCAGTTCCTCTCCTACGAGGGGGTGATGACCGCCGTGGGCGGCCCGGCGGACGGGCGCCAGTCGACGGACATCGGCGTCGCGGAGACGAGCTCGACCCCGGCGGGCCAGTCGCTCCAGCTCACCGGCACCGGCACGACGGCCGAGGAGCTCGCGTGGACCGGTCCGGCGGCGGCGAGCTTCGGCCAGCCCAACGCGGGGGTCGTCACACCGCCGCCCGGACCGTCGACGACCTGCGGCGACGCGGCGACGACGATCGCCCAGGTCCAGGGCTCCGGCGCGCAGTCCACGCGCGTGGGTGAGCGCGTGGCGGTCGAGGGCGTCGTGGTCGGCGACTTCCAGGGCGCCGACCGGCTCAACGGCCTCTTCCTCCAGGACCCGCAGGGCGACGGCGACCCCGCCACCTCGGAGGGGCTCTACGTCTTCGGCAACGGCGCGAGCACGCCGGACGTCGCGGCGGGCGACCGCGTCCGCGTCGTCGGCACGGTCGCGGAGTTCAAGCGCTCCAGTGACGCGACGGGCGACACCGTGACGGAGCTCACCAGCCCGTCCGGCCTCAGCGTCTGCCAGACCGGGGCCGGGCTGCCCGCGCCGGTCGACGTCTCCCTGCCGGCCGACCGGTCGGCGCTCGAACGGGTGGAGGGCATGCGCGTGCGGTTCCCGCAGGCGCTGGCGCTCACCGAGTACTTCCAGCTCGACGACTTCGGCGAGGCCGTGCTCTCCCAGGGGGGCCCGCTGTCCTCGCCGACGGAGGTCGCCGAACCCGGACCGGCCGCGCGTGCGGTGGCCGCCGACAACGCACGGCGCTCGGTCGTCCTCGACGACGGCTCCTCGCAGTCCGACCCGCGCCCGGTCCCGTACCTCGGCTCGCCGGACGACCCGATCCGCCGCGGGGACACGACCTCCGGCCTCACGGGGGTCCTGACCTACGACTTCGCGCGCTTCCGCGTGCAGCCGACCGCGCCGGTCGCCTTCCAGGACGCCGGCGAGCGTCGGGCGGCGCCCCGGCCGGTCGGTGGCGACGTCAAGGTCGGTGACGCGAACGTCCTGAACTACTTCACGACGCTCGGCAGGCGCGGGGCGAGGACGCCGGAGGAGCTGGTGCGCCAGCGCCAGAAGGCGGTCAAGGCGCTCAACGGCCTGGACGCGGACGTGCTCGCGCTGCAGGAGGTGGAGAGCAACGGCGGGCAGGCGCTCGACGACCTCGTGGCCGCGCTCAACGCCGACGCCGGGCCAGGGACGTGGGCCTCGGTGCCCGTGCCGGCCAGCTTCTCCGGCACCGACGAGATCACCGTCGCGCTCATCTACAAGCCAGGGCGCGTCCAGCGCGTGGGGGCTTCGGTCGCGCTGGCCGACCCGGTGTTCAACCCGGGCCGCCAGCCGATCGCCCAGACGTTCGCCTCGGGCGGCGAGCGGTTCACCGTGGTGGCCAACCACCTGAAGTCCAAGGGCTGTGACGGCGCGACGGGCGCCGACACCGACCAGGGCGACGGGCAGAGCTGCTTCAACGCCACGCGCATCCGGCAGGCGCAGCGCACGCAGGAGTGGGTGCGCGAGCTGCAGCGCAGCACCGACGACGAGGACGTCCTGCTGCTGGGCGACTTCAACGCCTACGGCCGCGAGGACCCGCTCGACGTGCTGCGCGCCAACGGCCTCGAGGACCAGCTCGAGCGGTTCCTCGACGAGGGCGACCGCTGGTCCTACGTGTTCGACGGCGGGCAGGGCGCGCTCGACCACGCGTTCGTCACGGCGGCGGTCCGTGACCAGGTGACCGGGGCGGCGGTCTGGCACATCAACGCGCCGGAGTCCGACGCGCTGGCCTACTACGGGGTCCCGGACCACTTCCGCCCCGACGCCCACCGGGCCTCCGACCACGACCCGGCGGTCCTCGGGCTGCGCACGACGTCCCAGGGGTTCACGTGCGGCGGGCGTCGCGCGACGATCGTCGGCACCGACGGCCCGGACCGGCTGGTCGGGACGCCCGACGCCGACGTCATCGTGGCCCGCGGCGGGGACGACGAGGTCACCGGCGACAAGGGCGAGGACGTCATCTGCGCCGGCGAGGGCGACGACCGGGTCGACGCCGGCCCGGGGGCCGATCGCGTCGACGAGGGCCCCGGCCAGGACGAGGTCCGCCGCGGGGAGCGCCCCGTGACGGCCGAGCGCCGGCCGCTGGTGATCGGCCACCGCGGCGCCTCGGGCTACCGCCCGGAGCACACGCTGGCCGCGTACCGGCTGGCGGCCGAGCAGGGGGCCGACGTCATCGAGCCCGACCTCGTGATCACGAAGGACGGCGTGCTCGTCGCCCGCCACGAGAACGAGATCGGCGGGACGACGGACGTCGCCTCGCACCCGGAGTTCGCCTCGCGCAGGACGACGAAGACCATCGACGGCACGGCCATCACCGGCTGGTTCACCGAGGACTTCACGCTGCGCGAGCTCAAGACCCTGCGGGCCAAGGAGCGCATCCCGGAGCTGCGCCCGCAGAACACCCGGTACGACGGGCTGTTCGAGGTGCCGACCCTCCAGGAGGTCCTCGACCTGCGGGCCCGGCTCTCGCGCGAGCTCGGCCGCGAGGTCGGCGTCTACCCCGAGACGAAGCACCCGACGTACTTCCGGTCGATCGGCAAGCCGCTGGAGCACCCGCTGGTGCGGACGCTCGAGCGCAACGGCCTGGACCGCGAGGACGCGCCGGTGTTCGTGCAGTCCTTCGAGACGGGCAACCTGCGCGACCTGGACCGGGAGCTCGAGGTGCCGCTCGTGCAGCTGCTCTCGGGGCCGGCGACCACGCCGGTCGGCGACACGCGGACCTACGGCGAGCTGGCGACGCCCGCGGGCCTGCGGTCGATCGCGCGCTACGCCGACGGCGTCGGGCCGTCGAAGGACTACGTCGTGCCCCGCAACGCCAACGGCAGCTCGGGCACGCCGACGTCGTTCGTCCGCGACGCGCACGCGGCGGGCCTCCTGGTCCACCCGTACACGTTCCGGCGCGAGAACACGTTCCTGCCGCTCGAGCTGCGCTCGTCGTCGGACCCGGCGGGGATCGGCGACCTGGAGGCCGAGGTGCGGATGGTCCTCGACCTCGGGGTGGACGGCGTGTTCTCCGACGACCCGGACATCGCGGTGGCCGCGCGCGCGGAGCGCTGA
- a CDS encoding RNA methyltransferase, translating to MELQEVAAARKDPGLVVLEGFHACKHAVRFGGELLGVWTADPDELEALRARLAPDVVLEAQVVEHEALVAVVPRAQVVAVARRPDQPDADAVLADPGPAPVVLLEDPRHLGNLGACVRVAAAAGAAGVLTTGRTDPWHPDALRGAAGLHFALPVHRLRTVRTGDRPLVCLAPGGAPARAVPPRAVLAFGTERDGLTPELLARADASVALPMRDGVSSLNLATSVAAVLYGLALSG from the coding sequence GTGGAGCTCCAGGAGGTCGCCGCGGCGCGCAAGGACCCGGGGCTCGTGGTGCTCGAGGGCTTCCACGCGTGCAAGCACGCCGTGCGCTTCGGCGGTGAGCTGCTGGGCGTCTGGACCGCGGACCCCGACGAGCTGGAGGCGTTGCGCGCGCGGCTTGCGCCCGACGTGGTCCTCGAGGCGCAGGTGGTCGAGCACGAGGCCCTGGTCGCGGTCGTCCCGCGGGCGCAGGTCGTCGCGGTCGCCCGCCGGCCCGACCAGCCCGACGCCGACGCGGTCCTCGCCGACCCCGGCCCCGCGCCCGTCGTCCTGCTCGAGGACCCGCGCCACCTGGGCAACCTCGGCGCGTGCGTGCGCGTCGCGGCCGCCGCGGGCGCGGCCGGCGTCCTGACCACCGGCCGCACCGACCCCTGGCACCCGGACGCGCTGCGCGGCGCAGCCGGACTGCACTTCGCGCTGCCCGTCCACCGGCTGCGCACGGTGCGCACGGGCGACCGCCCGCTCGTCTGCCTGGCCCCTGGCGGCGCGCCGGCGCGCGCGGTGCCGCCGCGGGCGGTCCTGGCCTTCGGCACCGAGCGCGACGGCCTGACGCCCGAGCTGCTCGCCCGGGCCGACGCGTCGGTCGCCCTGCCCATGCGCGACGGCGTCTCGAGCCTCAACCTCGCCACCTCCGTGGCGGCCGTCCTCTACGGGCTTGCGCTCAGCGGCTGA
- a CDS encoding FRG domain-containing protein — translation MPTSTVASWRELDDAITRASRPSSPRHAHSTLVFRGLARTNYSHVSSLARLEGDYAALERHLVRNFRKYAHRHTPGPTMWDWLALGQHHGLPTRLLDWTFSPLVALHFATASWPEDDALLLAVDCEGAHQLLPSALRAVVEREGALLFTTEMLADEAPDLDRFDRLTQREPFVAFFEPPSLDERIVNQSAVLSALSDPSWHMEEWLDRHRELWHAWCIPAEVKLEVRERLDQANVTERVLLPGLDGLAAWLRRYYSPGVSERVDADGGSSMDGSGTASGQQEGSMAASPAGG, via the coding sequence ATGCCGACCAGCACGGTCGCGTCGTGGCGTGAGCTCGACGACGCCATCACGCGCGCCAGTCGCCCGAGCAGCCCGCGCCACGCGCACTCGACGCTCGTCTTCCGGGGCCTCGCCCGCACGAACTACTCGCACGTCTCGAGCCTGGCCCGGCTCGAAGGCGACTACGCAGCGCTCGAGCGCCACCTCGTGCGCAACTTCCGCAAGTACGCGCACCGCCACACGCCCGGGCCGACGATGTGGGACTGGCTGGCGCTCGGCCAGCACCACGGCCTGCCGACACGGCTGCTGGACTGGACGTTCTCCCCGCTCGTCGCGCTGCACTTCGCCACCGCGTCGTGGCCCGAGGACGACGCGCTGCTGCTCGCCGTCGACTGCGAGGGCGCCCACCAGCTGCTGCCCTCGGCGCTGCGGGCCGTCGTGGAGCGCGAGGGCGCGCTGCTGTTCACCACGGAGATGCTCGCCGACGAGGCGCCCGACCTCGACCGCTTCGACCGCCTGACCCAGCGCGAGCCCTTCGTGGCGTTCTTCGAGCCGCCGTCGCTGGACGAGCGGATCGTCAACCAGTCCGCGGTCCTGTCCGCGCTGTCGGACCCCAGCTGGCACATGGAGGAGTGGCTGGACCGCCACCGCGAGCTCTGGCACGCCTGGTGCATCCCGGCGGAGGTCAAGCTCGAGGTCCGCGAGCGCCTGGACCAGGCGAACGTCACCGAGCGCGTCCTGCTCCCCGGCCTCGACGGCCTCGCCGCGTGGCTGCGGCGCTACTACTCGCCCGGGGTGTCCGAGCGGGTGGACGCCGACGGCGGGTCGTCGATGGACGGCAGCGGGACGGCCAGCGGGCAGCAGGAGGGCTCGATGGCCGCCTCCCCGGCCGGCGGCTGA
- a CDS encoding flippase-like domain-containing protein: MAATASLPHELDGHRLLRRAAQAGALIGVAGLAVVLTPGLGAVRDELADAHAGWLAAAVALEVLSGISYVLLFRAVFCRRLGWRTSWEIGWSEQAVGSLVPASGAGGLALGAWVLHRGGMPADRIARRSVAFFLLKSSVNFVAVAALGLLAAAALIGPDLPLALTLVPALMSVAALAAVVALPRLGPGRAAREDDGRLRRGWAAVRVSVVDGVREAVALVRSGDWMAIAGAVGYWAFDNAVLWATFHAFGADVSLTVVLLGYLIGQLGGLLPLPGGVGGIDGGLIGTLVLFGAPGAVTAAAVVAYRLAQFWVPLLVGAVAFASLRRDLVGEREQPARLRLAACT, from the coding sequence ATGGCCGCCACCGCCTCCCTCCCTCACGAGCTCGACGGACATCGCCTCCTGCGCCGGGCGGCGCAGGCCGGCGCGCTCATCGGCGTGGCGGGCCTCGCGGTCGTCCTCACCCCCGGGCTGGGCGCCGTGCGCGACGAGCTCGCGGACGCCCACGCGGGGTGGCTCGCGGCCGCGGTCGCCCTCGAGGTCCTCTCCGGGATCTCCTACGTCCTGCTCTTCCGCGCGGTGTTCTGCCGGCGTCTGGGCTGGCGCACGAGCTGGGAGATCGGATGGTCCGAGCAGGCGGTCGGCTCCCTCGTGCCCGCCAGCGGCGCCGGCGGCCTGGCCCTCGGGGCGTGGGTGCTCCACCGGGGCGGGATGCCGGCCGACCGCATCGCCCGCCGCTCGGTGGCCTTCTTCCTCCTCAAGAGCTCGGTGAACTTCGTGGCGGTGGCGGCGCTCGGGCTGCTCGCGGCGGCGGCGCTCATCGGGCCCGACCTGCCCCTGGCGCTCACCCTCGTGCCGGCGCTCATGTCCGTGGCCGCGCTCGCGGCCGTCGTCGCGCTGCCGCGCCTGGGTCCGGGCCGCGCGGCGCGTGAGGACGACGGCCGCCTGCGCCGCGGCTGGGCCGCCGTCCGCGTGAGCGTCGTCGACGGCGTCCGCGAGGCCGTCGCGCTCGTGCGCTCGGGCGACTGGATGGCGATCGCCGGCGCGGTCGGCTACTGGGCGTTCGACAACGCGGTGCTGTGGGCGACCTTCCACGCGTTCGGCGCGGACGTCTCGCTCACCGTCGTGCTGCTCGGCTACCTCATCGGCCAGCTCGGCGGCCTGCTGCCCCTGCCGGGCGGCGTCGGCGGGATCGACGGCGGCCTCATCGGGACGCTCGTGCTCTTCGGCGCGCCGGGCGCGGTGACCGCGGCGGCCGTCGTCGCCTACCGCCTCGCCCAGTTCTGGGTGCCGCTGCTCGTCGGCGCCGTCGCCTTCGCCTCGCTGCGCCGCGACCTCGTCGGCGAGCGCGAGCAGCCGGCGCGGCTGCGGCTGGCCGCCTGCACGTAG
- a CDS encoding helix-turn-helix domain-containing protein has product MAHVPADRHLLRAKDLVDARYADPLTVDDLAAAAGLSRAHFSREFRRAFGEPPHAYLLTRRLERAAALLRTTDHSVAEVCLAVGLRSVGSFTSSFTRTFGRPPTAYRAAHPPASHLARVPACVVRAYSRPQRSTDGEDSRAAAL; this is encoded by the coding sequence GTGGCCCACGTCCCCGCCGACCGGCACCTCCTCCGGGCCAAGGACCTGGTCGACGCCCGCTACGCCGACCCGCTGACCGTCGACGACCTCGCGGCCGCTGCGGGCCTCTCGCGCGCGCACTTCAGCCGCGAGTTCCGCCGGGCCTTCGGCGAGCCGCCGCACGCCTACCTCCTCACCCGCCGCCTGGAGCGCGCCGCCGCGCTGCTGCGCACGACCGACCACAGCGTGGCGGAGGTCTGCCTCGCCGTCGGGCTGCGCAGCGTCGGCTCGTTCACCTCGTCGTTCACCCGCACCTTCGGCCGCCCGCCGACGGCCTACCGCGCCGCCCACCCGCCGGCCTCCCACCTCGCCCGCGTGCCCGCGTGCGTCGTGCGCGCCTACAGCCGCCCGCAACGCAGCACAGACGGAGAAGACAGCCGGGCCGCCGCGCTCTAG
- a CDS encoding TfoX/Sxy family protein, with the protein MAYDEELAARIRDLLREEGGVVEQRMFGGLAFLVGGHMAVAASGQGGLMVRVAPEDTDALLAEPHARPFEMRGRELQGWLRVDDAGVRTPEGLEPWVRRGVAFARSLPPKDG; encoded by the coding sequence GTGGCCTACGACGAGGAGCTCGCCGCCCGGATCCGCGACCTGCTGCGCGAGGAGGGAGGGGTCGTCGAGCAGCGCATGTTCGGCGGCCTCGCCTTCCTCGTCGGCGGGCACATGGCCGTGGCGGCCAGCGGCCAGGGCGGGCTGATGGTCCGGGTCGCCCCGGAGGACACCGACGCGCTGCTGGCCGAGCCCCACGCGCGGCCGTTCGAGATGCGCGGCCGCGAGCTGCAGGGCTGGCTGCGCGTCGACGACGCCGGGGTGCGCACGCCCGAGGGCCTCGAGCCGTGGGTGCGCCGCGGCGTCGCCTTCGCACGCTCGCTGCCGCCGAAGGACGGCTAG
- a CDS encoding VOC family protein: MIKISNTQLWVHDQDEALAFYTEKLGMEVRSDVTLAEMGDFRWLTVAPPGQESPEIVLMAIPGAPVMDEDSAAMLRKLMAKGFAGTVFLTTDDCQASFEELRARGVEFSEEPEDRPYGIDAGFHDPSGNSFRLTQVKELAGA, from the coding sequence ATGATCAAGATCTCCAACACCCAGCTGTGGGTGCACGACCAGGACGAGGCGCTCGCCTTCTACACCGAGAAGCTCGGCATGGAGGTCCGCTCGGACGTCACCCTCGCCGAGATGGGCGACTTCCGCTGGCTCACGGTCGCCCCGCCCGGCCAGGAGAGCCCCGAGATCGTCCTCATGGCGATCCCCGGCGCGCCCGTCATGGACGAGGACAGCGCCGCGATGCTGCGCAAGCTCATGGCCAAGGGCTTCGCCGGCACGGTCTTCCTCACCACGGACGACTGCCAGGCCTCCTTCGAGGAGCTGCGCGCCCGCGGCGTCGAGTTCTCCGAGGAGCCCGAGGACCGGCCCTACGGCATCGACGCCGGCTTCCACGACCCGTCGGGCAACTCGTTCCGCCTGACGCAGGTCAAGGAGCTCGCCGGCGCCTAG
- a CDS encoding membrane dipeptidase, with protein sequence MGGRTRRAAATMAAALAALGGAQAAPAASVPELANRCVALEADGGGRVAPLFSKPATLHTVLLRDRDGRLLAVDGPRTTWTTAQPGPRAEWAVRRTGRRTVLLRSTHSGRDLRLAADGRLSTVAVHDGTPLRITAAGACSPFPEAGLDAAGTPGRPTRKDGTVRGFADPHVHLAADLRAGGRVIHGAAFDRFGISRALGGDERDHGPRGALDLTGNLLRDGVPVGTHETDGWPTFRGWPTHDTNTHQQTYWRWLERAWLGGMRLVVAQTVEDQPLCTIEPLKSHSCDEMDTAELQVRRLRALEDYVDAQAGGPGRGFLRIVTGPGAARKAIDEGKLAVVLGVEASNLFGCSQLRGVPACDRDDIDAGIRRLRALGIRAAFLTHWVDNALGGAALEGGDKGLFISAMHTVQTATSFKTGPCPDPAQGEEPSLVVPSPLEALVGPIRSLSPEPLPLYPPGRQCNARGLTDLGRYAVRRMMDAHLLIDADHLGEWGREELLELTSARGYPVVSSHTDTGGPWSASELRRLFAGGGFAAVRAEDAPKLPEATIGLATRHGTPFGVGLATDTGGFATQPAPLAGTRRPPLAYPLRSHDGKVRFDRQRTGERVFDLNADGVAHYGLLPDLLADVARQPEGRRALGVLFRGAEAYLRTWERTGSR encoded by the coding sequence ATGGGGGGCAGGACGCGGCGGGCCGCGGCGACCATGGCGGCGGCGCTCGCCGCACTCGGCGGCGCGCAGGCCGCCCCGGCGGCGAGCGTGCCGGAGCTCGCCAACCGCTGCGTGGCGCTCGAGGCGGACGGCGGCGGGCGCGTCGCGCCGCTCTTCAGCAAGCCGGCGACGCTCCACACCGTCCTGCTGCGCGACCGCGACGGGCGACTGCTCGCCGTCGACGGGCCACGCACGACGTGGACCACCGCGCAGCCGGGGCCGCGCGCCGAGTGGGCCGTCCGCCGCACCGGGCGCCGGACCGTCCTGCTGCGCTCGACCCACAGCGGCCGTGACCTGCGCCTCGCCGCGGACGGGCGCCTCAGCACCGTCGCGGTGCACGACGGCACGCCGCTGCGCATCACCGCCGCCGGCGCCTGCAGCCCGTTCCCGGAGGCCGGGCTCGACGCGGCCGGCACGCCCGGGCGTCCGACCCGCAAGGACGGCACCGTCCGGGGCTTCGCCGATCCCCACGTCCACCTCGCCGCCGACCTGCGCGCGGGCGGCCGCGTCATCCACGGCGCGGCGTTCGACCGCTTCGGCATCAGCCGCGCGCTCGGCGGCGACGAGCGCGACCACGGCCCGCGCGGCGCGCTGGACCTGACCGGCAACCTGCTGCGCGACGGCGTCCCGGTCGGCACCCACGAGACCGACGGCTGGCCCACCTTCCGCGGATGGCCGACCCACGACACCAACACCCACCAGCAGACCTACTGGCGCTGGCTGGAGCGGGCGTGGCTGGGCGGGATGCGGCTCGTCGTCGCCCAGACCGTCGAGGACCAGCCCCTGTGCACGATCGAGCCGCTGAAGTCCCACAGCTGCGACGAGATGGACACCGCGGAGCTCCAGGTCCGACGGCTGCGCGCGCTCGAGGACTACGTCGACGCCCAGGCCGGCGGTCCAGGTCGCGGGTTCCTGCGCATCGTCACGGGCCCGGGGGCGGCGCGCAAGGCCATCGACGAGGGCAAGCTCGCCGTGGTCCTCGGCGTCGAGGCGTCCAACCTCTTCGGCTGCAGCCAGCTGCGGGGCGTGCCGGCCTGTGACCGCGACGACATCGACGCGGGCATCCGCCGGCTGCGGGCGCTGGGCATCCGCGCGGCGTTCCTCACCCACTGGGTCGACAACGCGCTGGGCGGCGCGGCCCTCGAGGGTGGCGACAAGGGCCTGTTCATCTCGGCGATGCACACGGTCCAGACCGCGACCTCCTTCAAGACCGGCCCGTGCCCGGACCCGGCCCAGGGCGAGGAGCCGTCCCTCGTCGTCCCGTCTCCGCTGGAGGCGCTGGTCGGCCCGATCAGGTCGCTCTCCCCCGAGCCGCTGCCGCTCTACCCGCCCGGCCGGCAGTGCAACGCCCGCGGCCTGACGGACCTCGGGCGCTACGCGGTGCGCCGGATGATGGACGCCCACCTGCTGATCGACGCCGACCACCTCGGCGAGTGGGGCCGGGAGGAGCTGTTGGAGCTCACGTCCGCGCGCGGCTACCCCGTCGTCTCGAGCCACACCGACACGGGCGGGCCGTGGAGCGCGTCGGAGCTGCGGCGCCTCTTCGCCGGGGGCGGCTTCGCCGCCGTGCGCGCGGAGGACGCCCCCAAGCTGCCGGAGGCGACGATCGGCCTCGCCACGCGCCACGGCACGCCGTTCGGCGTGGGCCTGGCGACCGACACCGGGGGCTTCGCGACGCAGCCCGCGCCGCTCGCCGGGACGCGACGCCCGCCGCTGGCCTACCCCTTGCGCTCCCACGACGGCAAGGTGCGCTTCGACCGCCAGCGCACCGGCGAGCGCGTCTTCGACCTCAACGCCGACGGCGTCGCGCACTACGGCCTCCTGCCCGACCTGCTCGCCGACGTCGCCCGCCAGCCCGAAGGCCGGCGGGCGCTCGGCGTCCTGTTCCGCGGCGCGGAGGCCTACCTGCGCACGTGGGAGCGCACGGGCAGCCGCTAG